The Podospora pseudopauciseta strain CBS 411.78 chromosome 2 map unlocalized CBS411.78m_2, whole genome shotgun sequence genome has a window encoding:
- a CDS encoding uncharacterized protein (EggNog:ENOG503PFIM): MRRPRFRKSPSTSFSTISEDMATPPRSPSQTSTRIRDTGFPDTFCGNRNTTLPHPDAKIGPDACITEDDVNVGRALIRHRMSFQVQTERSYGRSLSLYDRKVSGSSDEGALATLGRMARGSIRPSAEQPAGIRPTSRDGHSVTTSDGTGSPPHSPTRQVKQDPRDAARDPRDGRRHRRRSSLINRLLHR; this comes from the exons ATGCGTAGACCAAGATTCAGAAAGTCTCCTTCGACGAGCTTCTCAACGATATCCGAAGATATGGCTACGCCTCCCAGAAGCCCATCACAAACCTCCACACGAATCAGGGACACGGGGTTCCCCGATACATTCTGTGGAA ATAGGAACAccacccttcctcaccctGACGCCAAGATTGGTCCTGATGCATGCATCACGGAAGACGATGTGAATGTGGGCAGGGCACTCATCAGGCACAGGATGTCCTTCCAAGTTCAGACTGAGCGATCATATGGTCGATCTCTTAGCCTGTATGACCGCAAAGTCAGCGGCTCTTCTGACGAAGGAGCTCTGGCTACTCTAGGCCGCATGGCTCGTGGGTCTATTCGGCCCAGTGCTGAGCAACCCGCTGGTATTCGACCGACGTCTCGGGACGGCCATAGTGTCACCACCTCCGACGGCACAGGCTCGCCTCCACACTCCCCAACCCGCCAAGTGAAACAGGATCCAAGAGACGCAGCCAGGGATCCTAGAGACGGACGCCGACATCGTCGCAGGAGCAGTCTCATCAACAGGCTCTTGCACAGATAG
- a CDS encoding uncharacterized protein (BUSCO:EOG09265PUI; EggNog:ENOG503P6RT; COG:U), translating to MSDQVQEILDVPREFLKDGIQFIHKAQKPDQKEFLKISQAVGVGFLIMGAVGYFVKLIHVPLNNILVGGA from the exons ATGTCCGACCAAGTGCAAGAAATCCTCGACGTCCCTCGCGAGTTCCTCAAGGACGGCATCCAGTTCATCCACAAGGCCCAGAAGC CCGACCAGAAGGAGTTCCTCAAGATCTCGCAAGCCGTTGGCGTCGGTTTCCTCA TCATGGGCGCCGTCGGCTACTTCGTCAAGCTCATCCACGTTCCCCTTAACAACATCCTCGTTGGTGGCGCGTAA